The Lysinibacillus pakistanensis genome includes a window with the following:
- the catA gene encoding type A chloramphenicol O-acetyltransferase produces the protein MIFNKIDRKNWQRHEYFEHYMTQQTTFSMTSEIDISIFYKNIKDHNFKFYPAFIYLVTKAINSNIAFRTCFNSQGELGYWEKLNPSYTIFNEETKTFSSIWTETSDNFRQFHQDYESDVTNYNGRIRLFPKSPIPENIFHISMIPWCSFTGFNLNIHNENNYLLPIITAGKFVHKQNAICLPVSLQMHHAVCDGYHASLFMNYLQSFADESYGWLNMTH, from the coding sequence CCAACAAACAACGTTTAGTATGACATCTGAAATAGATATTAGTATTTTCTATAAAAACATAAAAGATCATAATTTCAAGTTTTACCCAGCATTTATCTATCTAGTGACAAAAGCTATCAATTCTAATATTGCATTTAGAACGTGTTTTAATAGCCAAGGAGAGTTAGGCTATTGGGAAAAACTAAATCCAAGTTACACGATTTTTAATGAGGAGACAAAGACATTTTCGAGCATTTGGACAGAAACATCGGATAATTTTAGACAGTTCCATCAAGATTACGAAAGTGATGTAACGAATTATAACGGTAGGATACGTTTATTTCCGAAATCCCCAATTCCCGAAAATATTTTTCACATTTCAATGATTCCATGGTGTTCATTTACTGGTTTTAACCTTAACATTCATAATGAGAATAATTACCTTTTACCGATAATTACAGCAGGTAAATTTGTACACAAGCAAAATGCTATTTGTCTTCCTGTTTCTTTACAAATGCACCATGCTGTTTGTGATGGTTACCATGCAAGCTTATTCATGAATTACCTTCAGAGTTTTGCCGATGAATCCTATGGTTGGTTGAATATGACCCACTAA